A region from the uncultured Macellibacteroides sp. genome encodes:
- a CDS encoding sugar phosphate isomerase/epimerase family protein: protein MKKISRRDFVRSTALLAAIPYAVPSFGREIMGNVESGIVENASKDILFGVITSANNPENDLKIVKDLGFDSCQLSVGTYSSELAKRLSATLAKYKLEVASLTCMGPGDYKWNLTEGPKTIGLVPREYRAARTERLMHGIDFCKEAGIPAVHAHFGFIPEDPNDVLYKEFIEVMKPIAEHAVKQGIEIHFETGQETPVTLLRAIQDIGTGNLFVNYDPANLLMYGKANPVDGLKVIGKYVKTIHAKDGTYPVNPNELGSEIPIPNGDVNFPALVASLKKLNFKGNFIIEYELGEQSKDYLLKTKAYLEKLIAAK, encoded by the coding sequence ATGAAAAAAATTAGCAGGAGAGATTTTGTACGTTCTACAGCTCTATTAGCTGCCATCCCTTATGCTGTCCCCTCCTTTGGAAGAGAAATAATGGGAAATGTTGAATCTGGAATTGTTGAAAATGCTTCAAAGGATATTTTATTCGGAGTAATCACTTCTGCGAATAATCCTGAGAATGATTTGAAAATTGTTAAAGACCTTGGTTTCGATTCTTGCCAACTCAGTGTCGGAACTTATTCTTCCGAACTTGCAAAGCGGTTGTCAGCAACTCTTGCTAAATATAAGTTAGAAGTAGCTTCTCTAACTTGTATGGGACCTGGTGACTACAAATGGAATCTGACTGAAGGACCTAAGACAATCGGTCTTGTACCTCGTGAATACAGAGCTGCGCGTACAGAACGGTTAATGCATGGCATTGATTTTTGCAAAGAAGCTGGTATTCCAGCTGTTCACGCCCATTTCGGATTTATTCCGGAAGATCCTAATGATGTTCTGTATAAAGAATTCATAGAAGTAATGAAACCAATAGCCGAACATGCAGTGAAACAAGGTATTGAAATCCATTTTGAAACAGGACAGGAAACGCCTGTTACTCTTTTAAGAGCTATTCAGGATATCGGAACTGGAAATCTTTTTGTAAATTATGATCCTGCAAATCTTTTGATGTATGGAAAAGCAAATCCTGTAGATGGTTTGAAAGTGATCGGAAAGTATGTTAAAACAATTCACGCTAAAGATGGAACGTATCCAGTGAATCCCAATGAATTAGGGAGTGAAATACCTATTCCCAACGGCGATGTAAATTTCCCGGCATTGGTTGCTTCTCTTAAGAAATTGAATTTCAAAGGAAATTTCATAATTGAATATGAACTTGGAGAACAAAGTAAGGATTACTTGCTAAAAACAAAAGCATATCTTGAAAAATTAATTGCAGCTAAATAA